In Hemicordylus capensis ecotype Gifberg chromosome 12, rHemCap1.1.pri, whole genome shotgun sequence, the genomic stretch ggccccccaaggaggcccgTCCAGTCCGGCATCCTCCTGTTTCCCACCGGgccccccaccagatgcctccggggagcagtccacaggcaagaggggagggcaggccctctctgctgctgctgctcccctgcaactgggattgggaggcatcctgcctctgaggcgagaggtggcctatagccaccagactagtagccactgatcgaCCTGCCGTCTGTGAATTTGTCTGATGACAACACCAGGGAGGCCACTGTTGGCACTTGCCTCCTGGTGGGAGTCCAGCAAGATGCTGAATTTCCTGCACCAAGTTCGGGCGTTTTAGCATCTTCCGCAAAACGGGCAGACAAAACAAAGGCTCTGAACTCTAGGTGGGTCAGGCGTGGCAGGGGATCTCCCTTGGGGTGGTAAAGCCCAGCTAAGCCTTGGtaaacccctgctcactgggccaagagccacctttttaacgtggcgattctctttatttagcagggggagagcaactggccctctccgcccccagTACAACACCCCTCCAGTGTGCCTCCTCTTATGCTTCTTTTCAGatggtgagcccttcggggacaggggcccctcttatttatttttatttgttatttatctatgcaaaccgctttggaaacatcttttgttgaaaagcagcatataaagatTTGTTGTGGTTGTAGTTGTAGTAAAGCACAcccacccctcccacaagctggagGTACCAACTAGGAAAAATACTCCCCGCCTGCTTGTTGGGCACTCCAACCAGCTGGTAGCTAAGCTCCCATCCtgctgggaggggctgcttctcccctccccgATATCCCGACCCCTTCTCTTGCCTGCGGTCCCTTTTTGGCCTATCTGCTTTCCTCCCCAAGTAGACTACTCAGCCGGCACCTGGTTTCAACACACGCCAGCCGTGCCCGGCTCCATATGCTGCCactcaccctgctgctgctgggagaagtCTTCTTGGCCCAGGAGACACTTGCCTGGAGGGGTCTCCtccggctgggctgggctgggtgtGAGGACTTCCCTTCTCGGTCCCCCGCGGCTCTCCGTCCCGGGGGTCCTGTGGCTGCTGCATCCCGTCTCCAGCCTTGGTCCTCCTCAGTGGCCTCCAAAAGAGAGAGacctttcctcccctctcccagcgCTCGTAGGGAAGCGAGCGAAGCAGGAGCCCAGACGCTGGGGCTGCACAGAGCTTTTGCCTGAGGAATTGCTCTGTGCTGACTCCAAGGCACGTCCAGAGTCCAGCGAGCAAGTCCATGGGGTTGCATTGCTTGCAGCTTGATCCTGAGGAGCAGAAGGCAAAAGAGAAGAGCCCCAAGTAAAAATTCTCTATGTAAAGACAAAAATAGCTTTGATCATAAGAGATCTCAATTTAATCAAatacgtttaaaaaaaaaatcacttcatTCACCTCAAAATACTGATCCCAGCTACTAAAAACCCTATTGAATGTTCACACATTAAAGACATACATGAAAAAGCATACATAAACTCTCTGAAGAAGTCCAAAGGTGCTATTTTGGGGTGTGCCCCAATCCAAATCCACAGGGGGACTTTCACTCCAGTTCCATAGACAGGACTAAAGCCTCCATTAGAAAACACCAACCAACGCTGGGAGGTGTTTCCAGTGACTTTTTGCAAGGGACCGAAACCCATCTGCAGGCACACAATAGCTCTTCTGAAGAGCTGTCTCCAAGAGTTCTGATAACTACGCCAGATGCCTTTCAGCTGCCCAACACTCCTCAGGGGCATGGCTGAGAAAGTTCTCCAAGGCAGTCTACCCAGCAGATCTATCAAAGAGTTCTTTCAAGAACACCCCTCTTGCATCGTAGAGTTCTGCGTGTGGCCCTAATGGAATGTTGCTAAAGGCAGCAGCCAGGCTAACCCTTTTACATCATACCTGGGGACTGATCATCACTACAGCTAGGTGTCAACTAGACCCAGCATTCGCCCTGGTAGATAGAAACATCCCGCCTCCATTCCTAAACCCACATGACACCCATGCAATCCTTTGATTGCAGCATTCTCACTTACTGTGTGTAGAGCAGGCATATCCAACTTGGTTTCTGTTTTCCAGCTTTGCAAGCAAGGTATCACAGCTGTCTTCTCTTGGGACAATTCTCACAGTTGTTAGGCATAGACTTCAAT encodes the following:
- the LOC128335951 gene encoding uncharacterized protein LOC128335951, whose product is MVLNCIKSVQQNQVEGSSCKQCNPMDLLAGLWTCLGVSTEQFLRQKLCAAPASGLLLRSLPYERWERGGKVSLFWRPLRRTKAGDGMQQPQDPRDGEPRGTEKGSPHTQPSPAGGDPSRQVSPGPRRLLPAAAGGDPSSSGSDSVLTHGGCVCVLRLKATTGRRPPSTYSWTAIEIFGSYLTTMPLAACLFWSFACLQEQSAVSIMEMSSYMRL